In the Pithys albifrons albifrons isolate INPA30051 chromosome 3, PitAlb_v1, whole genome shotgun sequence genome, one interval contains:
- the GDI2 gene encoding rab GDP dissociation inhibitor beta, whose translation MNEEYDVIVLGTGLTECILSGIMSVNGKKVLHMDRNSYYGGESASITPLEDLYKRFNLPGTPPESMGRGRDWNVDLIPKFLMANGQLVKMLLYTEVTRYLDFKVIEGSFVYKGGKIYKVPSTEAEALASSLMGLFEKRRFRKFLVYVANFDENDPKTFEGVDPKKTTMRDVYKKFDLGQDVIDFTGHALALYRTDDYLDQPCQETINRIKLYSESLARYGKSPYLYPLYGLGELPQGFARLSAIYGGTYMLNKPIEEIVIENGKVVGVKSEGEVARCKQLICDPSYVSDRVTKVGQVIRVICILSHPIKNTNDANSCQIIIPQNQVNRKSDIYVCMISSAHNVAAQGKYIAIASTTVETPDPEKEIKPALDLLEPIEQKFVSISDLFAPTDLGTESQIFISRTYDATTHFETTCDDIKDIYKRMMGSEFDFEEMKRKKNDIYGEEEQQ comes from the exons gAATGCATCCTCTCTGGAATCATGTCAGTGAACGGCAAGAAGGTCCTTCACATGGATCGGAACTCTTACTATGGAGGGGAAAGTGCATCCATTACACCTCTGGAAGAT CTCTACAAAAGGTTTAATCTCCCAGGGACTCCACCAGAATCCATGGGGCGGGGAAGAGACTGGAACGTGGACCTCATTCCAAAATTCCTTATGGCTAATG GTCAGTTGGTAAAGATGCTGCTCTACACAGAAGTTACTCGTTACTTGGACTTCAAGGTGATCGAGGGGAGCTTCGTCTACAAGGGGGGGAAGATCTACAAAGTTCCTTCCACTGAGGCAGAAGCTTTGGCATCCA GCCTAATGGGGCTGTTTGAGAAGCGCCGGTTCCGGAAGTTTCTGGTGTACGTGGCCAACTTTGATGAGAACGACCCCAAGACCTTCGAGGGCGTCGACCCCAAGAAAACCACCATGAGGGACGTGTACAAGAAGTTCGACCTGGGCCAGGATGTCATCGACTTCACGGGCCATGCCCTGGCCCTCTACAGGACTGACGA ctATTTGGATCAACCCTGCCAAGAAACAATCAACAGGATCAAGCTGTACAGCGAGTCACTGGCTCGGTATGGGAAGAGCCCCTACCTGTACCCGCTCTACGGCCTGggagagctgccccagggctttGCCAG GCTCAGTGCCATCTATGGAGGCACCTACATGCTGAACAAGCCCATCGAGGAGATCGTGATAGAGAACGGCAAAGTGGTCGGTGTGAAGTCTGAAGGGGAG gtggctcGCTGCAAACAGCTCATCTGCGACCCCAGCTACGTGTCGGACCGTGTGACCAAGGTGGGCCAGGTGATCCGGGTCATCTGCATCCTCAGCCACCCCATCAAGAACACCAACGACGCCAACTCCTGCCAGATCATCATTCCACAGAACCAGGTCAACCGGAAATCAG ACATCTACGTGTGCATGATCTCCTCTGCCCACAACGTGGCGGCGCAGGGCAAGTACATCGCCATCGCCAGCACCACCGTGGAGACCCCCGACCCCGAGAAGGAGATCAAGCCAGCCCTGGACCTCCTGGAGCCCATCGAGCAGAA GTTCGTCAGCATCAGTGACCTGTTTGCCCCCACTGACCTGGGCACTGAGAGCCAG atcTTCATCTCCCGCACCTACGACGCCACCACCCACTTCGAGACGACGTGTGACGACATCAAGGACATCTACAAGAGGATGATGGGCTCAGAGTTCGACTTCGAGGAGATGAAGCGCAAGAAGAACGACATCTAcggggaggaggagcagcagtaA